A DNA window from Sphingomonas profundi contains the following coding sequences:
- a CDS encoding 3-hydroxyacyl-CoA dehydrogenase NAD-binding domain-containing protein, producing MSPVTTAIEDGIGLILIDNPPINASSAAVRAGLVAALGALDADASVAGIVIACAGRTFIAGAEIREFGKPRVPPGLDAVCNAIEASAKPVIAAMHGTALGGGLEIALACHGRVAATDAAIGLPEVTLGLLPGAGGAARLARIAGASEALALVVTGRRIGAVAAKAKGIVDQVVPTGDLIQAARKAARTTEALPTRDRKPPAPFDRAVFDAEAAGLTAKLKRQDAPAACVQSVLRAMTLPFDEAVAADREDFLRLSAGSQSHALRYAFFAERQAAKLPDGAQPRPIGTVAVIGAGTMGGGIAMSFAAAAVPVTLIDRDEEAVAKGLKRIRATYATSVARGSISQSEADARIGHIRGATAVQAAADADLVVEAVFEDMALKQGLFGELDRITRHDAVLATNTSALDVDAIATVMARPERFVGLHFFAPANVMKLVEVVRTATTDPVTLATAVAISRRIGKVPVVSGNCDGFIGNRMVAKRGAEVDRALLQGATPEQVDDALKAIGFPMGPLAINDMSGLDIGYAIRKRRGTPFAVADAVVEQGWLGQKTGRGYYVYEAGSRTPLPNPDLPALIAGVAAEAGVAKRSFDQTDLVERMLFPLVNEGARILEEGIAARASDIDTVWLNGYGFPRFKGGPLFHADEVGLAYVVARLESMAAETGSASLEPVPLLRRLAEAGEKLSAWDAAVRRPDEQQGECA from the coding sequence ATGAGCCCGGTCACGACCGCGATCGAGGACGGCATCGGTCTGATCCTTATCGACAATCCGCCGATCAACGCCAGCAGCGCCGCCGTGCGCGCGGGCCTGGTCGCGGCGCTCGGCGCTCTCGACGCCGACGCGAGCGTGGCGGGGATCGTCATCGCTTGCGCCGGCCGTACCTTCATCGCCGGGGCCGAGATCAGGGAGTTTGGCAAGCCGCGCGTGCCCCCCGGCCTCGACGCCGTCTGCAACGCCATCGAGGCATCGGCCAAGCCGGTGATCGCCGCCATGCACGGCACGGCGCTGGGCGGCGGGCTTGAGATCGCGCTGGCGTGCCACGGCCGGGTCGCCGCGACCGATGCGGCGATCGGATTGCCGGAAGTGACGCTCGGATTGCTGCCGGGGGCCGGCGGCGCGGCGCGGCTGGCGCGGATCGCTGGAGCGAGCGAGGCGCTGGCGCTTGTTGTCACCGGCAGGCGGATCGGCGCGGTCGCGGCGAAGGCGAAAGGCATCGTCGACCAGGTCGTCCCCACCGGCGACCTGATCCAGGCGGCGCGCAAGGCCGCGCGCACGACCGAAGCCTTGCCGACCCGCGATCGCAAGCCGCCCGCCCCGTTCGATCGCGCCGTCTTCGACGCCGAAGCGGCAGGACTGACCGCGAAACTCAAGAGACAGGACGCGCCGGCCGCCTGCGTGCAGTCGGTGCTTCGCGCCATGACACTGCCCTTCGACGAGGCGGTCGCCGCGGACCGCGAGGACTTCCTGCGCCTCTCCGCCGGGTCGCAATCGCATGCGCTGCGCTATGCCTTCTTCGCGGAACGGCAGGCGGCCAAGCTGCCGGATGGCGCGCAGCCGCGTCCGATCGGCACCGTGGCGGTTATCGGCGCCGGCACGATGGGCGGCGGGATCGCGATGAGCTTCGCCGCAGCGGCCGTCCCGGTCACGCTGATCGACCGCGACGAGGAGGCCGTGGCGAAGGGGCTGAAGCGGATCCGCGCGACCTACGCCACATCGGTCGCGCGCGGATCGATCAGCCAGAGCGAGGCGGATGCGCGGATCGGCCACATCCGTGGCGCAACCGCCGTGCAAGCGGCAGCCGACGCCGATCTGGTCGTGGAGGCCGTGTTCGAGGACATGGCGCTGAAGCAAGGCCTCTTCGGCGAACTCGATCGGATCACGCGGCATGACGCCGTCCTCGCCACCAACACCTCGGCGCTCGACGTCGACGCGATCGCCACCGTCATGGCGCGGCCGGAGCGGTTCGTCGGCCTGCATTTCTTCGCACCCGCCAACGTCATGAAACTGGTGGAGGTGGTGCGCACCGCGACTACGGACCCGGTCACGCTCGCCACCGCCGTCGCCATCTCCAGGAGGATAGGCAAGGTGCCGGTCGTTTCCGGCAATTGCGACGGCTTCATCGGCAACCGCATGGTCGCCAAGCGCGGGGCCGAGGTGGATCGCGCGCTCCTTCAGGGTGCCACACCGGAGCAGGTCGACGATGCCCTGAAGGCGATCGGCTTCCCGATGGGGCCGCTGGCGATCAACGACATGAGCGGGCTGGACATCGGCTACGCCATCCGCAAGCGCCGGGGCACGCCGTTCGCGGTGGCGGACGCCGTCGTCGAGCAGGGCTGGCTGGGCCAGAAGACTGGCCGCGGCTATTATGTCTACGAGGCCGGGTCGCGCACGCCGCTGCCGAACCCGGACCTGCCGGCACTGATCGCCGGGGTGGCGGCCGAAGCGGGCGTGGCAAAGCGCAGCTTCGATCAAACCGATCTCGTCGAGCGCATGCTCTTCCCTCTGGTCAACGAGGGAGCGCGCATCCTTGAGGAAGGCATCGCCGCCCGCGCATCGGACATCGATACGGTGTGGCTGAACGGCTACGGCTTCCCCCGCTTCAAGGGCGGGCCGCTCTTTCATGCGGACGAGGTCGGCCTCGCTTACGTCGTCGCCAGACTGGAATCGATGGCGGCCGAGACCGGCAGCGCCTCGCTCGAACCGGTGCCCCTGCTCCGCCGCCTGGCGGAAGCGGGCGAGAAACTCAGCGCCTGGGATGCCGCCGTGCGACGACCCGATGAGCAACAAGGAGAGTGTGCGTGA
- a CDS encoding enoyl-CoA hydratase/isomerase family protein: MTQTRTWLTPIAYDRYAFIKVEVAEDGVAVVTMNAPDTLNSVGPEEHREMEDIWLDLARDESIKVIVLTGAGRAFSAGGDVKRMAARAGTEFGLEYALRVPQNTLRLFEHMLLVPQPIIAAVNGDAIGLGLTIALFADMSIVAEDARIGDTHIRVGLVAGDGGAVIWPMLIGPQRAKEFLMRGKLLKGAEAAAMNLVNHAFPKADVLAESVKIAQEIAGQPVWAVRWSKAAVNKQVKQQLNQVLELSIAYESMTMLTQDYAEATSAFAEKRKPTFKGY, from the coding sequence GTGACCCAGACCCGTACCTGGCTGACCCCGATCGCTTACGACAGATACGCCTTCATCAAGGTCGAGGTGGCCGAGGATGGCGTCGCCGTGGTCACTATGAACGCGCCCGACACGCTCAACTCGGTAGGACCGGAAGAGCATCGCGAGATGGAGGACATCTGGCTCGATCTCGCGCGCGACGAGAGCATCAAGGTGATCGTGCTGACCGGCGCCGGCCGCGCCTTCTCGGCCGGCGGCGACGTGAAGCGGATGGCCGCGCGGGCCGGCACAGAGTTCGGCCTCGAATATGCGCTGCGCGTGCCGCAGAACACCTTGCGCCTGTTCGAGCATATGCTGCTGGTGCCGCAGCCGATCATCGCGGCGGTAAATGGCGACGCGATCGGGCTGGGCCTCACCATCGCGCTGTTCGCCGACATGAGCATCGTGGCGGAGGATGCGCGCATCGGCGACACCCACATCAGGGTCGGCCTTGTCGCCGGCGACGGCGGCGCGGTGATCTGGCCGATGCTGATCGGCCCGCAGCGCGCCAAGGAATTCCTGATGCGCGGCAAGCTGCTGAAAGGGGCCGAGGCGGCGGCGATGAACCTGGTCAACCATGCCTTCCCGAAGGCGGACGTTCTGGCCGAGTCCGTCAAGATCGCGCAGGAGATTGCCGGCCAGCCGGTATGGGCCGTGCGCTGGTCCAAGGCGGCGGTGAACAAGCAGGTGAAGCAGCAGCTGAACCAGGTGCTGGAACTCAGCATCGCCTACGAATCCATGACGATGCTGACGCAGGATTATGCCGAGGCGACGAGCGCGTTCGCCGAGAAGCGCAAGCCGACCTTCAAGGGATACTGA
- a CDS encoding acyl-CoA dehydrogenase family protein: MDFDLTDEQRMLGDSVTRFVAERYDFESRAHLLRSETGWSREIWREMADLGLLGLAFAEQDGGFGAGGVETMMVMEALGRGLVLEPYLSTIVLGGGVLRHGGTPAQRSERIPAIVSGEWLLALAHHEPKGPRFSLGAATRAERTAAGWRIEGRKVAVVHGADADELIVSAITDEGLKLFLVPAAMVERDRRVGYDGVPLADVALNGVELGADAVVGDGATLARVIEEANAALVAEAVGIMADTLDRTTEYLKTRVQFGVSIGSFQALQHRAVDMLIQLELARSMSILAALSLDQPVETRRRNIAAAKVQIGRSGRIVGQQAVQLHGAIGITAEYKVGHAFKRLTAIDAAFGDADWQIDMLAEAGGLTPA; this comes from the coding sequence ATGGACTTCGATCTGACCGACGAGCAGCGCATGCTGGGCGACAGCGTCACCCGGTTCGTCGCCGAACGCTATGATTTCGAGAGCAGGGCGCACCTGTTGCGCTCCGAGACCGGCTGGAGCCGCGAGATCTGGCGCGAGATGGCGGATCTGGGGCTGCTGGGCCTCGCTTTCGCCGAGCAGGACGGCGGTTTCGGCGCGGGCGGCGTCGAGACGATGATGGTGATGGAGGCGCTGGGCCGGGGACTGGTGCTGGAGCCGTATCTGTCCACGATCGTCCTCGGCGGCGGGGTGCTGCGGCATGGTGGAACGCCGGCGCAGAGGAGCGAGCGCATCCCCGCCATCGTCAGCGGCGAATGGCTGCTGGCGCTGGCGCATCACGAGCCGAAGGGGCCGCGCTTCTCGCTCGGCGCCGCGACGCGGGCCGAACGCACCGCCGCCGGCTGGCGGATCGAGGGGCGCAAGGTCGCAGTCGTCCATGGCGCCGATGCCGACGAGCTTATCGTGAGCGCGATCACCGACGAAGGGCTGAAGCTGTTCCTCGTCCCCGCCGCGATGGTCGAGCGGGATCGCCGCGTCGGCTATGACGGCGTGCCTCTCGCCGACGTGGCGCTGAACGGCGTCGAGCTCGGCGCGGACGCCGTGGTCGGCGATGGCGCAACCCTTGCCCGCGTGATCGAGGAAGCCAATGCCGCGCTCGTGGCCGAGGCGGTCGGCATCATGGCCGACACGCTGGACCGCACCACCGAATATCTGAAGACGCGGGTGCAGTTCGGCGTGTCGATCGGCAGCTTCCAGGCGCTCCAGCATCGCGCCGTCGACATGCTCATCCAACTGGAGCTGGCGCGCAGCATGTCGATCCTCGCCGCGCTCTCGCTCGACCAGCCCGTCGAGACCCGCCGCCGCAACATCGCGGCGGCGAAGGTCCAGATCGGCCGCTCCGGGCGCATCGTCGGCCAGCAGGCGGTGCAACTGCACGGCGCCATCGGCATCACCGCCGAGTACAAGGTTGGCCACGCCTTCAAGCGGCTGACGGCAATCGATGCTGCCTTCGGCGATGCCGATTGGCAGATCGACATGCTCGCGGAGGCTGGCGGCCTGACACCGGCCTAA
- a CDS encoding acyl-CoA dehydrogenase family protein, producing MDLNFTPDELAFREEVRAFLRDNLPDDLRRKMIERRHLGKNDIVRWQRILNGRGWATTAWPVEHGGQAWTPAQRYIFQEEMALAHAPEGSPFNVNMIGPIVCRFGTPEQQAQFLPRIANLDDWWCQGFSEPGAGSDLASLKTRAGRDGDEYVINGQKIWTTQAQHADWMFALVRTDASGRKQQGITFLLIDMRTPGLTVRPIETIDGERDANEVFFDDVRVPVANRIGEEGRGWDYAKHLLGSERSGIARIGLSKERLGHLRATTTAMAADGRLSAREADAFRRKLVEVEVELRALELTQLRVVAADAHGGGAGAAASILKVRGTESQQRMTELMIELAGPAGLAMPSGSAANDPADGWVEAAAPFYFAMRKVSIFGGSNEIQKNIIAKSVLGL from the coding sequence ATGGACCTCAATTTCACGCCCGACGAACTGGCGTTCCGCGAGGAAGTCCGCGCTTTTCTGCGCGACAACCTTCCCGACGACCTCAGGCGCAAGATGATCGAGCGTCGCCATCTGGGGAAGAACGACATCGTGCGCTGGCAGCGCATCCTCAACGGCCGCGGCTGGGCGACCACCGCGTGGCCGGTGGAGCATGGTGGCCAGGCGTGGACGCCGGCCCAGCGCTACATCTTCCAGGAGGAGATGGCGCTTGCCCATGCGCCGGAGGGATCGCCGTTCAACGTCAACATGATCGGCCCGATCGTCTGCCGGTTCGGCACGCCGGAGCAGCAGGCGCAGTTTCTGCCGCGTATCGCCAACCTCGATGATTGGTGGTGCCAGGGCTTCTCCGAACCCGGCGCGGGGTCCGACCTCGCATCGCTGAAGACGCGGGCGGGCCGCGACGGCGACGAGTATGTCATCAATGGCCAGAAGATCTGGACCACGCAGGCTCAGCATGCAGACTGGATGTTCGCCCTGGTCCGCACCGATGCCTCCGGCCGGAAGCAGCAGGGCATCACCTTTCTGCTCATCGACATGAGGACGCCCGGGCTGACGGTACGCCCGATCGAGACGATCGACGGCGAGCGGGACGCCAACGAGGTGTTCTTCGACGATGTCCGCGTGCCTGTCGCGAACCGCATCGGCGAAGAGGGCAGGGGTTGGGACTATGCCAAGCATCTGCTCGGCAGCGAGCGGTCCGGCATCGCCCGCATCGGGCTGTCGAAGGAGCGGCTGGGGCACCTGCGCGCCACCACGACGGCGATGGCGGCGGACGGGCGCCTCTCCGCGCGTGAAGCGGATGCGTTCCGGCGCAAGCTGGTCGAGGTGGAGGTCGAACTGCGCGCGCTGGAGCTTACGCAGCTGCGTGTCGTCGCGGCCGACGCGCATGGCGGCGGGGCGGGGGCGGCCGCCTCCATCCTCAAGGTGCGCGGCACCGAATCGCAGCAGCGCATGACGGAGCTGATGATCGAGCTGGCCGGCCCGGCGGGCCTCGCCATGCCGAGCGGTTCTGCCGCCAACGATCCGGCGGACGGCTGGGTAGAGGCGGCCGCGCCATTCTATTTCGCCATGCGCAAGGTCTCGATCTTCGGCGGCTCGAACGAGATCCAGAAGAACATCATCGCCAAGTCCGTTCTCGGGCTGTGA
- a CDS encoding MmgE/PrpD family protein, with translation MRLSDQIADYVHATRFDDFAPEVIERTKDLILSSVGSTVLGAAMELPRNMADYARAIGGAGCANVVGFAFRTSAEQAAMLNAISSHCTELEDVAWPEAQYTCCLLPAVLTLGDALGASGRQVLKAAIVGFEVAARPGMTCSDGGAAARGFLSCANVGTIGMAAAAAKLMGLTREQIRDAVTLSVSVGGGMVRQTGSAAHVVEAGFAARDGIMAASLAARGLGGNPAILEGKAGYFDALAGQPEIAFDLGTGGDLRVMAVGQKKYPCCYMLQRVIDSLKGTMAEHGFTGDDVVGVEVEVNRAFPTIMKYPDPKDVEEARFSLPHVVAATIAGEPMDPRTFSAAKLHAPEILRHRGKANMIVHDEWGYDQLGKADIVTVRLSDGRAFRAEAVQAKGDAALPLSREETLAKYRACTDGMIDAGLQAWSADLLANLEKADSVTPLMSRLSGTDAHIAGRA, from the coding sequence ATGAGACTTTCCGACCAGATCGCGGACTATGTCCACGCGACCCGCTTCGACGATTTCGCCCCCGAGGTGATCGAGCGAACCAAGGATCTGATCCTCAGCTCGGTCGGATCGACCGTCCTGGGCGCTGCGATGGAGCTGCCGCGCAACATGGCGGATTACGCCCGCGCGATCGGCGGCGCGGGCTGCGCCAACGTCGTCGGCTTCGCCTTCAGAACCAGCGCCGAACAGGCGGCTATGCTCAACGCCATCTCCTCCCACTGTACCGAGCTTGAGGATGTCGCGTGGCCGGAGGCGCAGTATACGTGCTGCCTGCTGCCCGCTGTCCTCACGCTGGGCGATGCGCTGGGTGCGAGCGGGCGGCAGGTGCTGAAAGCGGCGATCGTCGGCTTTGAGGTGGCGGCCCGGCCCGGCATGACCTGCTCGGACGGCGGCGCGGCGGCGCGCGGCTTCCTGTCCTGCGCCAATGTCGGGACGATCGGCATGGCGGCGGCCGCCGCCAAGCTGATGGGCCTGACGCGGGAGCAGATCCGCGACGCCGTCACCCTCTCGGTCTCCGTCGGCGGCGGCATGGTGCGCCAGACCGGCTCGGCCGCCCATGTCGTCGAGGCCGGTTTCGCCGCCCGCGACGGCATCATGGCCGCAAGCCTGGCGGCGCGCGGCCTGGGCGGCAATCCGGCGATCCTCGAAGGCAAGGCGGGCTATTTCGATGCCCTCGCCGGCCAGCCCGAAATCGCCTTCGATCTCGGCACCGGCGGCGACCTGCGGGTCATGGCGGTCGGCCAGAAGAAATATCCTTGCTGCTACATGCTCCAGCGGGTCATCGACTCCCTCAAAGGGACGATGGCGGAGCATGGCTTTACCGGGGACGACGTCGTCGGGGTCGAAGTCGAGGTGAATCGCGCCTTCCCGACGATCATGAAATATCCCGATCCGAAGGATGTCGAGGAGGCGCGCTTCAGCCTGCCGCACGTCGTCGCCGCCACGATCGCGGGCGAGCCGATGGATCCGCGCACCTTCTCCGCCGCCAAGCTGCACGCGCCCGAGATCCTCAGGCACCGTGGCAAGGCCAACATGATCGTCCACGACGAATGGGGCTACGATCAGCTCGGCAAGGCGGACATCGTCACCGTCCGCCTGAGCGACGGGCGCGCCTTCCGGGCGGAGGCGGTGCAGGCGAAGGGCGATGCCGCGCTGCCGCTGAGCCGCGAGGAGACGCTGGCGAAGTACCGCGCCTGCACGGACGGCATGATCGATGCCGGGCTGCAGGCGTGGTCTGCCGATCTGCTCGCTAATCTGGAAAAGGCCGACAGCGTGACGCCGCTGATGTCGCGACTCTCCGGCACAGACGCACACATTGCCGGGCGCGCCTGA
- a CDS encoding isochorismatase family protein, which yields MTQPVLTLDPARTAMLIVDIQDFTVALPTAPLSGPMVLDNAVRLAGAARAAGVLVILVRVGHPDNAVPQLSPIADATFAGSGTFAADRDIPAILGPEPGDIVIDKLGWGSFPGTGLDAVLRRRGIDTIVIAGLTTHIAVDTTMREAHALGYDQVLASDAVSAFTAAEHDHVLTSIAPRISRVRTTDQIVAALGG from the coding sequence ATGACCCAACCCGTTCTAACGCTCGATCCGGCGCGCACCGCCATGCTGATCGTCGACATTCAGGACTTCACGGTCGCCCTGCCGACAGCACCCCTCTCCGGCCCGATGGTGCTGGACAATGCGGTGCGGCTGGCCGGTGCGGCCCGCGCCGCGGGCGTGCTGGTCATTCTGGTTCGCGTCGGCCATCCCGACAATGCCGTGCCGCAGCTTTCCCCGATCGCGGACGCCACGTTCGCCGGGAGCGGCACGTTCGCGGCGGATCGGGATATCCCGGCCATACTCGGGCCGGAGCCCGGCGACATCGTCATCGACAAGCTCGGCTGGGGATCCTTCCCGGGCACGGGTCTGGACGCCGTTCTGCGCCGTCGCGGGATCGACACGATAGTCATCGCCGGCCTCACCACCCACATCGCGGTGGATACGACCATGCGCGAGGCGCATGCGCTCGGTTACGATCAGGTCTTGGCGAGCGACGCCGTCTCGGCGTTCACCGCCGCCGAGCACGATCACGTGCTGACCTCGATCGCCCCGCGCATCAGCCGGGTACGAACGACCGATCAGATCGTCGCGGCGCTCGGCGGCTGA
- a CDS encoding enoyl-CoA hydratase/isomerase family protein, giving the protein MSIDLAIADAVATVTINRPEKKNAVTLEMREQLWTAFEGLSENDDVRAVVLTGSGGSFCSGMDVGEMGGGGPALSMMKMRRLHRIARSIYQLKKPVVAAVDGACVGAGWSFALCCDFVLASDRAKFAQVFGKIGFAPDAGAVWLLTRQVGTMRAKEITYSGRTVGAEEARALGLVMEVLPAGGLLARARALAASLAAQAPLSLAMAKRQFQLVESPALDPFLEMEYAMQPLMSRTQDHHEGVAAFRERREPIFKGA; this is encoded by the coding sequence ATGTCCATCGATCTTGCCATCGCCGACGCCGTCGCCACGGTGACGATCAACCGGCCGGAGAAGAAGAACGCCGTCACCCTCGAAATGCGCGAGCAACTGTGGACGGCGTTCGAGGGATTGTCGGAAAATGACGATGTCCGGGCGGTGGTGCTAACTGGCTCCGGCGGCTCCTTCTGCTCGGGCATGGACGTCGGCGAGATGGGTGGTGGCGGCCCTGCCCTGTCGATGATGAAGATGCGGCGGCTCCACCGCATCGCGCGGTCGATCTACCAGCTGAAGAAGCCCGTCGTCGCGGCGGTGGACGGGGCATGCGTCGGTGCGGGATGGAGCTTCGCCCTGTGCTGCGACTTCGTGCTGGCATCCGATCGGGCGAAGTTCGCGCAGGTGTTCGGCAAGATCGGCTTCGCGCCCGATGCGGGTGCGGTGTGGCTGCTCACCCGGCAGGTCGGAACCATGCGGGCCAAGGAGATCACCTATTCGGGCCGAACGGTCGGCGCCGAGGAGGCGCGGGCGCTTGGCCTGGTGATGGAGGTGCTGCCGGCCGGCGGCCTGCTCGCGCGCGCCCGCGCTCTCGCGGCCTCGCTCGCGGCGCAGGCGCCGCTCTCCCTCGCCATGGCCAAGCGGCAGTTCCAGCTGGTCGAAAGTCCCGCGCTCGATCCGTTTCTGGAGATGGAATATGCGATGCAGCCGCTGATGAGCCGCACTCAGGATCATCACGAGGGCGTGGCCGCCTTCCGCGAGAGGCGTGAGCCCATCTTCAAGGGCGCCTGA
- a CDS encoding N-acyl-D-amino-acid deacylase family protein: protein MHDLVIRGALILDGKGGRPFTGDLAVDAGRIAQVGGVIGEGAEEVQAGGLALMPGIIDSHTHYDAQVTWDPLCDPSPALGVTTVVMGNCGFTIAPCKAEDRQLMMGHLTRVEGMSIEALQQGIDWGFRTFPEYLDMVEAKGVGPNVAVYIGHSALRTFVLGAAATERAATAEEIGAMCALVDEAMEAGALGFSSSTHEQHVGWGGVPMPSRLAETDEFEAIVKTVGAREKGTLMLVKGSKTSIAWIEHLASLADRPVLVSAMRHHPAAPDKVFEDLAALRNARERGRRLYGQCSCMPMAMDFSLENPYPFEGYDAWKRAIEADGRDAYIEVLKDSAFRAAMKHEIETAPGMRIFRGNWETLTVATAGDAANRSLEDRAIGELAREAGKHPFDYFLDLGLEEDLKTLFATEFSNYDVPSVGRILADPDNQISLGDAGAHLSFLCEAGYGLHLLGRWVRDLAVLSLAEAARRLSGQQANLFGIADRGTLEPGMAADLVLFDPATVGIGPKQRLFDLPGGATRLRTDARGLHGVWVNGVKLADGTGPIAPRQMPGKVLRDFVG, encoded by the coding sequence ATCTGGTGATCCGCGGTGCCCTCATTCTGGACGGCAAGGGCGGTCGGCCGTTCACCGGCGACCTCGCCGTGGACGCGGGCAGGATCGCGCAGGTCGGCGGCGTAATCGGCGAAGGCGCGGAGGAGGTACAGGCCGGCGGCCTCGCCCTGATGCCGGGCATCATCGACAGCCACACCCACTATGACGCCCAGGTCACGTGGGATCCGCTGTGCGATCCATCGCCCGCGCTTGGCGTGACCACCGTCGTCATGGGCAATTGCGGCTTCACGATCGCGCCCTGCAAGGCGGAGGACCGGCAGCTCATGATGGGTCATCTGACCCGCGTCGAGGGCATGTCGATCGAGGCGCTGCAGCAGGGCATCGACTGGGGCTTCCGCACCTTTCCCGAATATCTCGACATGGTCGAGGCAAAGGGCGTCGGGCCGAACGTCGCCGTCTACATCGGTCATTCCGCGCTGCGCACCTTCGTGCTCGGCGCCGCCGCCACGGAGCGGGCGGCGACAGCGGAAGAGATCGGGGCGATGTGTGCCCTCGTCGACGAGGCGATGGAGGCCGGCGCGCTGGGCTTCTCAAGCTCGACGCACGAGCAGCATGTCGGTTGGGGCGGCGTGCCCATGCCCTCGCGCCTGGCGGAGACGGATGAGTTCGAGGCGATCGTGAAAACGGTCGGCGCCAGGGAGAAGGGCACGCTCATGCTGGTGAAGGGCTCGAAGACCAGCATCGCCTGGATCGAGCATCTGGCGTCGCTCGCCGATCGGCCCGTGCTGGTCTCGGCGATGCGCCACCATCCGGCGGCGCCCGACAAGGTGTTCGAGGATCTCGCCGCGCTGCGCAATGCGCGGGAGCGGGGGCGCCGCCTCTACGGGCAATGCTCCTGCATGCCCATGGCGATGGATTTCAGCCTTGAGAACCCTTACCCCTTCGAAGGCTATGACGCGTGGAAGCGCGCGATCGAGGCGGACGGACGCGACGCCTATATCGAAGTGCTGAAAGACTCCGCTTTCCGCGCCGCGATGAAGCATGAGATCGAGACCGCGCCCGGCATGCGCATCTTCCGCGGCAATTGGGAGACGCTGACCGTCGCGACGGCCGGTGACGCGGCGAACCGATCGCTTGAGGATCGCGCGATCGGCGAACTGGCGCGCGAGGCGGGCAAGCACCCGTTCGACTATTTCCTCGACCTTGGTCTCGAAGAGGATCTCAAGACCCTGTTCGCAACAGAGTTCTCCAACTACGATGTACCGTCGGTCGGCCGCATCCTCGCCGATCCCGACAACCAGATCTCGCTAGGGGACGCAGGCGCGCACCTCTCATTTCTCTGCGAGGCGGGCTACGGCCTTCACCTGCTGGGCCGCTGGGTGCGCGACCTGGCCGTGCTGTCGCTGGCGGAGGCTGCCCGCCGCCTGTCCGGGCAGCAGGCGAACCTGTTCGGCATCGCCGATCGCGGAACGCTGGAGCCGGGGATGGCGGCCGACCTCGTCCTGTTCGATCCGGCCACGGTTGGCATCGGTCCGAAACAGAGGCTGTTCGACCTGCCCGGCGGCGCCACGCGCCTGCGCACGGACGCGCGCGGTCTCCATGGCGTGTGGGTCAACGGGGTGAAGCTGGCGGACGGCACCGGCCCGATCGCTCCGCGACAAATGCCCGGCAAGGTGCTGCGGGACTTCGTCGGCTGA